In Toxoplasma gondii ME49 chromosome VIII, whole genome shotgun sequence, a single genomic region encodes these proteins:
- a CDS encoding hypothetical protein (encoded by transcript TGME49_271360), which yields MTPAFSAGDRAGCTHLSGVRTADGDSLAGQNVEFNRSDDLPAFLQELQKQCLSSSAAPSFSSPFSSSKPASGGSKRSGRRRCGAGAAETAERPSARAAPLASLSPAASALSRDIERRQKKAERRAKEDAEKVQDASGQAAEVETSDEEEGIGSRASFVRATIMQRQSRETRCEAERMQREKQSERKRSAEAAGDAERVSPKQKRKKKRHAVETGLGEPVDRKVDEKNTGENAARGEKEEANKSLHDAPENSIQKKKKKTAGKEKQQARGEDQASVQAFESEKKAVREQSMQNQKKAKGSQGAAELSRNAKAAIGETSSDRERKEEEQGLPCVGSNSSVDAAAFGQTQKPNKRKKDAAYDSRVSSGTFQEKGGGKSRSVSSAKREGKAEGQPTVLSWERSTGKTLQGRLIKFRRAVGEGELAGRRRSKTRSRQKNIRKDNRPDHLKPPHLQLGSKVPAYDLSVKP from the exons ATGACGCCTGCGTTCTCCGCTGGCGACCGCGCGGGGTGTACCCACCTCTCGGGTGTACGCACAGCTGACGGCGACTCCTTGGCTGGCCAGAACGTCGAGTTCAATCGTTCAGACGACCTTCCAGCCTTTCTCCAAGAGCTCCAGAAGCAGTGCCTGTCGTCGTCGGCagcgccttctttctcgtctcccttctcttcgtcgaaaCCTGCCAGTGGGGGGAGTAAACGGTCGGGACGAAGGCGCTGCGGCGccggagctgcagagacagcggagcgTCCGTCGGCCAGAGCGGCGCCCTtagcctctctctctccggctGCCTCTGCGCTGTCGAGAGAcatcgagaggagacagaagaaagcagagcgcCGCGCAAAAGAGGACGCGGAGAAGGTACAAGACGCGAGTGGACAGGCGGCCGAAGTCGAGaccagcgacgaagaagaggggatAGGCTCTCGCGCGTCCTTCGTCAGAGCGACGATCATGCAGCGGCAAAGCCGGGAGACACGTTGTGAGgcggaacgcatgcagcgggagaaacagagtgagaggaagaggtctgcggaggcggcaggcgacgcagagagagtgtctccaaaacagaaacgaaagaagaagagacatgcGGTAGAGACAGGATTGGGGGAGCCGGTCGACCGGAAGGTGGATGAGAAGAACACCGGCGAAAACGCAGCgaggggggagaaggaggaagcgaacaaATCTTTGCACGATGCTCCGGAGAACAGCAttcaaaagaagaaaaagaagacagcagggaaggagaagcagcaggctCGAGGAGAGGACCAGGCCAGCGTGCAAGCTTTCGagtcggagaagaaagcagtgCGCGAGCAAAGCATGCAGAAtcagaaaaaggcgaagggGTCTCAGGGCGCCGCTGAGTTGTCAAGGAATGCCAAGGCGGCAATCGGCGAGACATCCTCGGATcgtgagaggaaagaggaagaacaaggtCTTCCTTGTGTTGGTTCGAACTCTTCGGTAGACGCTGCTGCTTTCGGACAGACCCAGAAGccgaacaagagaaagaaagatgCCGCGTATGACTCTCGAGTGTCGTCGGGAACTTTCCaggaaaagggaggaggaaaatCGAGAAGCGTATCGTCTgcaaagcgagaaggaaaggcagaaggaCAACCGACAGTTCTATCGTGGGAACGGTCGACGGGGAAAACTCTCCAAGGACGCCTGATTAAGTTTAGACGCGCCgtcggagaaggagaactgGCAGGCCGGAGGCGATCAAAGACGCGCAGTCGACAAAAGAATATCCGCAAAGACAACCGCCCCGATCACTTG AAGCCGCCGCATCTGCAACTGGGCTCGAAAGTCCCTGCCTACGACCTGAGCGTCAAGCCGTAA